The genomic window TAGATTATTGGAGCAAAAGTTCAGTTCGATACAATGAGCTTTCGTTATTGGCTCGTGATCTTTTGGCAATTCCAATATCGACTGTAGCTTCCGAATCGGCTTTTAGTATGGGTAAGAAAGTTATCACACCTTTGAGGAGTTCACTTAAGCCAAAAACGGTTCAAGCCGTTGTTTGCTTGGATGATTGGATGCGAGCTAAGGGATTTTCAGCAGGTAATTGTTATTCTCATTTTATTGTtcgaattttatattattttttcatcaatttgattatctaattatttattcttatttaatGTTAGAAATTGGTTGCAAAAAGGACGATGACGACGATGACGACAATGACGACGATGATGTTTCTTTGGTAGCTTTTTAAGATACTTTCtttctaaatgtttaaaatttaatttagcttacaatttatattttgttatgaaattaaatatgttgatgGATTAATGTATGAATATTATGGTTTGTTGCTTAATTTTTCGAAGTCATTTTGGACTTTGAAGGTATGTGTACTTGTGGGGTTTAACTTATGTTCTTATCTCAAAGATGGTTTGAAGCAAAATTAAAGATTGGGATTTATATAATGACTAGAATTAGTGAATGATAAAGCTCAAATTGGTTTAATATGATTTAATATGCTTATGGATGtgctatatatatgtatatgtgatttgaAGGGAAAGTTTTGAGTTCGCTATGTAATTCGCAAAGAGAAAAAAGTTTGTTGAGCAAATATTTGTATGCTTTGCTTCTCCATTCAATTTCTGAACTTTTTTACAGCATAAAAGCAATAAcagaatatttaattaatttaattatgttattatgcATAGATAATATGCTACTTATTGCCCAATGATAATATGTTGCTAGTCCTAATTACTTgtataatcatttttatttttattctttttttttaagaattgatTGTTACCTAAATGTCACAAATGTGTAATTATAtacaattaaataacatttaaattcaattagttggtaattttttaaacaacTCTAGTGGACATGAGGTTCATTATTTATTAAGAATCAAAACTTAGAATATAATACTACATCAAttctaacataaaatttatagaTAACATGAAAGCTATGcatatataatttgatatttgatataattttaaaaacaattaattttaatattagttttaagcaaaaaaaaacgggccgggccgggcccgggcttcaTATTCTTTCCACGGGCCGGGCTTGGGCAACATattaagcccatatttcgggccgagccgggcccGAGCCTAGTAAGCGGGCCGAAAATTTTTTTGGGCCCGGCCctgcccatgcacacctctagtctggactggtaatcccgctgtaaggatgaggttcgcgggagttcactctctaaaatggaaatgtacacatatgaatatgaattgacagacccgaatttgtacactaaagtgtacccctaaaaatccatcgaaatttcgagaaattcaacgagataaatatgaaaaaataacaagggaatggaaatcatgatattgatgagctcatcaatcatggtatatattattgatacatggaaattattggactaacttgaatgttgagtttgtgcatgttaggggaataatgcattgaatggttgtatgaatgtttattgcattgtattgaaaatattaggtaagtataattcttgttacatgagcttactaagcacaaaatgctttgttacatgagcttactaagcacaaaatgcttaccctgtttccttttcccctattttatagtgttaagagctcagagGTCGGTTTCAGTCAGTGACGTATCACATtatcaacctcaagatttcggtatataaagaaactttattttggaaataaatggcatgtataagctaataaagtaaatgttaatgtgaaacgAATGTAAGGTTAGTCATTGGTACggctaacaaatcttggttttggtatgtgatgaggttatcttatggaTATGTttgaatctatcttgaaaatatgttgaaatgaattggttggtttggattggtctcggtttaaaattgcagggaatgttagatatttataaaggggttatattgagttcattaaaaaaaactttaggattttgcgaaaaatttcttATGGTTTCTATTTaatcccggtttggtcccgatgtatgttttaggcttcaGAGGCCCATCTAagggacgtcatgacatgttttggtaaatgaatagtatttaattCGGTAAaattcgataatgcctcgtaccctattccagtgacgaatacgggtagggggtattacaataAGAGttgc from Gossypium hirsutum isolate 1008001.06 chromosome D12, Gossypium_hirsutum_v2.1, whole genome shotgun sequence includes these protein-coding regions:
- the LOC107945851 gene encoding uncharacterized protein, giving the protein MASSNTPIPVDDEFNEYESAIKRQKSTTSKVWDEMTKLECENKNELKAQCNHSSESAFSMGKKVITPLRSSLKPKTVQAVVCLDDWMRAKGFSAEIGCKKDDDDDDDNDDDDVSLVAF